The following are encoded together in the bacterium genome:
- a CDS encoding phenylacetate--CoA ligase family protein, which produces MNAEDRRFYRPEVQTMPRERIAALQLEKLQALVARIWERPIPFFRRKLEAAKLTPRDIRSLDDLRAIPTTVKDDLRASEAEHPPLGDYRGSTIDECVRIGCSTGTSGKPTLILWTRTDQAVDLEAVCRGRWRWGLRPGSSLAHGHPFGQYGGGISFSKGIEALGLLNVPCAPPGKGPWTREVVRLLAMVRPEHYRFFGNAGAQYADAARAAGYDAERDLNLHVQGEDPREQYKSVSAGLEALGMLGTACDEDDGAHVHEDLAIAEVLDRDSGRPVGHGERGNLVVTVLGKDNAFLRYDLQDVLRVNDKPCPCGETHRRLFYEGRVKDIVPVAGREILPIDVLLALVDCAPLAGTAIEYQIVRRPGLRALPLRVEHPAAGTSDGAAVAAAIAERARERLGVPVDLELLAPNALPRFAFKAARVVDEEQPTA; this is translated from the coding sequence ATGAACGCGGAAGATCGACGCTTCTACCGGCCCGAGGTGCAGACGATGCCGCGCGAGCGGATCGCGGCGCTGCAGCTCGAGAAGCTGCAGGCGCTGGTGGCGCGCATCTGGGAGCGGCCGATCCCCTTCTTCCGCCGCAAGCTGGAGGCGGCGAAGCTGACGCCGCGCGACATCCGCTCGCTCGACGACCTGCGCGCCATCCCGACGACGGTGAAGGACGACCTGCGCGCCAGCGAAGCGGAGCACCCGCCGCTCGGCGACTACCGCGGCTCGACCATCGACGAGTGCGTGCGCATCGGCTGCTCGACCGGCACCAGCGGCAAGCCGACGTTGATCCTCTGGACCCGCACCGACCAGGCCGTCGACCTCGAGGCGGTGTGCCGCGGGCGCTGGCGCTGGGGGCTGCGCCCCGGCTCGAGCCTGGCGCACGGGCATCCCTTCGGCCAGTACGGCGGCGGCATCAGCTTCTCCAAGGGCATCGAGGCGCTCGGGCTGCTCAACGTGCCGTGCGCGCCGCCGGGCAAGGGGCCGTGGACGCGCGAGGTGGTGCGCCTGCTGGCGATGGTGCGGCCCGAGCACTACCGCTTCTTCGGCAACGCCGGCGCCCAGTACGCCGACGCGGCGCGCGCCGCCGGGTACGACGCCGAGCGCGATCTCAACCTGCACGTGCAGGGCGAGGATCCGCGCGAGCAGTACAAGTCGGTGAGCGCCGGCCTGGAGGCGCTGGGCATGCTCGGCACCGCCTGCGACGAGGACGACGGCGCCCACGTGCACGAGGATCTCGCCATCGCCGAGGTGCTCGACCGCGACAGCGGCCGGCCGGTCGGCCACGGCGAGCGCGGCAACCTGGTGGTCACGGTGCTCGGCAAGGACAACGCCTTCCTGCGCTACGACCTGCAGGACGTGCTGCGGGTGAACGACAAGCCGTGCCCGTGCGGCGAGACGCACCGGCGGCTCTTCTACGAAGGACGGGTGAAGGACATCGTGCCGGTCGCCGGCCGCGAGATCCTGCCCATCGACGTGCTGCTGGCGCTGGTCGACTGCGCGCCGCTCGCCGGCACCGCGATCGAGTACCAGATCGTCCGCCGCCCCGGCCTGCGGGCGCTGCCGCTGCGCGTCGAGCATCCGGCCGCCGGGACCAGCGACGGCGCCGCGGTCGCCGCCGCGATCGCCGAGCGGGCGCGCGAGCGCCTCGGCGTGCCCGTCGATCTGGAGCTCCTGGCGCCGAACGCGCTGCCGCGGTTTGCGTTCAAGGCGGCGCGGGTGGTGGATGAGGAACAGCCAACTGCGTGA
- a CDS encoding vanadium-dependent haloperoxidase encodes MRSPGPSRRAWWRSGAALAIAALLAACGDGGSADGSAAAVLQWNEVAQRAAAIDHRYVTRSEDPRSAGWQFGPTRTSRAFAMVQLAVADAVATTSGAFAPYLRRAPAAADTDADAAVAQAAHDVLAALYPLQAADLARDLADALGPPPHPAAVDRGIDLGRDTAAAVLAARADDGAQWQTPFQPVDYLYGDGPGEWRADPLHPDVKPLTPHWGAVIPFAIASGAQFRAPPPPALDSVAYAQAFAEVHALGGDGRGSPTARTADQTVAGIFWGYDAQPFLCAPVKLYNQIAVQMARRRHLGRAAAARLLALVNVAMADAGIAVWETKYYYNFWRPVTGVREADPGSGPTALGDGNPDTTGDPDWLPLGAPADNGSGRNFTPPFPAYTSGHAGFGAALFQTLRRFFGRDDVRFTFVSEEFDGVTVDQDGVVRPRLPRTFASFSAAEEENGQSRIYLGVHWAFDKVEGIRQGRAVADQVFDSILRPRRAAPR; translated from the coding sequence GTGCGTTCTCCGGGACCATCACGGCGCGCCTGGTGGAGGAGCGGCGCGGCCCTGGCCATCGCCGCGCTCCTCGCCGCCTGCGGCGACGGCGGCAGCGCCGACGGCTCGGCCGCCGCGGTCCTGCAGTGGAACGAGGTCGCCCAGCGCGCCGCGGCGATCGACCACCGTTACGTCACCCGCAGCGAGGATCCGCGCTCGGCCGGCTGGCAGTTCGGACCGACGCGCACCAGCCGCGCCTTCGCCATGGTCCAACTCGCCGTCGCCGACGCGGTGGCGACGACCAGCGGCGCCTTCGCCCCCTATCTGCGCCGCGCGCCCGCGGCGGCGGACACCGATGCCGACGCCGCCGTCGCCCAGGCGGCGCACGATGTCCTGGCCGCGCTCTACCCGCTGCAGGCGGCGGACCTCGCTCGCGATCTCGCCGACGCGCTCGGCCCGCCACCCCACCCGGCGGCGGTCGACCGCGGCATCGACCTCGGCCGCGACACCGCCGCCGCCGTGCTCGCGGCGCGCGCCGACGACGGCGCGCAATGGCAGACGCCGTTCCAGCCGGTCGATTACCTCTACGGCGACGGCCCCGGCGAGTGGCGCGCCGATCCATTGCACCCCGACGTCAAGCCGCTGACCCCGCACTGGGGCGCGGTGATCCCCTTCGCGATCGCCAGCGGCGCGCAGTTCCGCGCCCCGCCGCCGCCGGCGCTCGACAGCGTCGCCTACGCGCAGGCCTTCGCCGAGGTGCACGCCCTGGGCGGCGACGGCCGCGGCTCGCCGACCGCGCGCACCGCCGATCAGACGGTCGCCGGCATCTTCTGGGGCTACGACGCCCAGCCGTTCCTCTGCGCGCCGGTGAAGCTCTACAACCAGATCGCGGTGCAGATGGCGCGGCGCCGTCACCTCGGCCGCGCCGCCGCGGCCCGCCTGCTGGCGCTGGTCAACGTCGCCATGGCCGACGCCGGCATCGCCGTCTGGGAGACCAAGTACTACTACAACTTCTGGCGCCCCGTGACCGGCGTCCGCGAAGCCGATCCGGGCAGCGGCCCGACCGCTCTCGGCGATGGCAACCCGGACACCACGGGCGATCCCGACTGGCTACCGCTGGGCGCGCCGGCCGACAACGGCAGCGGCCGCAACTTCACCCCGCCCTTCCCGGCCTACACCTCCGGCCACGCCGGATTCGGCGCCGCGCTGTTCCAGACCCTGCGCCGGTTCTTCGGCCGCGACGACGTCCGCTTCACCTTCGTCTCGGAGGAATTCGACGGCGTCACCGTCGACCAGGACGGGGTCGTCCGCCCGCGCCTGCCCCGCACCTTCGCCAGCTTCAGCGCCGCCGAGGAGGAGAACGGCCAGAGCCGCATCTACCTCGGCGTGCACTGGGCGTTCGACAAGGTCGAGGGCATCCGCCAGGGCCGCGCCGTCGCCGACCAGGTGTTCGATTCGATCCTGCGGCCGCGTCGCGCGGCGCCGCGCTGA
- a CDS encoding alpha/beta fold hydrolase, which translates to MPHVERPSAAIYYEVCGNGPPLVFAHGAGGNTLVWWQQVPYFAGRHRVVTFDHRGFGRSRCARGHEQARHFADDLAAVLDAAGIERCALVCQSMGGWTGLQLALAHPRRVAALVLSGTPAGIATPGVVAALRAIAAASAAAELAAPAWNQPHVALAADLFARDPTRAFLYEQLAALNPADALARSALHEVMTDPAHLVGWRIPTLLIGGSEDRLFSPAVLREVAAAIPGATFEEIPVAGHSPYFETPERFNALVGGFVQAVP; encoded by the coding sequence GTGCCGCACGTCGAGCGGCCGAGCGCGGCCATCTACTACGAGGTGTGCGGCAACGGGCCGCCGCTCGTCTTCGCGCACGGCGCCGGCGGCAACACGTTGGTGTGGTGGCAGCAGGTCCCATACTTCGCCGGCCGCCATCGGGTCGTCACCTTCGACCATCGCGGCTTCGGTCGTTCGCGCTGCGCCAGGGGACACGAGCAGGCGCGCCATTTCGCCGATGATCTGGCGGCGGTGCTCGACGCGGCGGGCATCGAGCGCTGCGCCCTGGTCTGCCAGTCGATGGGAGGGTGGACCGGCCTGCAACTCGCGCTGGCGCACCCACGGCGCGTCGCCGCCCTGGTGCTGTCCGGGACGCCGGCCGGCATCGCCACCCCTGGCGTCGTCGCCGCGCTCCGCGCCATCGCCGCGGCGAGCGCCGCCGCCGAGCTCGCCGCGCCGGCGTGGAACCAGCCGCACGTCGCGCTCGCCGCCGATCTCTTCGCGCGCGATCCCACCCGCGCCTTCCTCTACGAGCAACTCGCGGCGCTCAATCCCGCCGATGCGTTGGCACGCAGCGCCCTGCACGAGGTCATGACCGACCCCGCCCACCTCGTCGGCTGGCGGATCCCCACCCTGCTGATCGGCGGATCCGAGGACCGGCTGTTCTCCCCCGCCGTCCTGCGCGAGGTCGCCGCGGCCATCCCGGGGGCGACCTTCGAGGAGATCCCGGTCGCCGGCCACTCGCCCTATTTCGAGACCCCGGAGCGGTTCAACGCCCTGGTTGGCGGCTTCGTGCAGGCCGTTCCCTGA
- a CDS encoding MaoC family dehydratase N-terminal domain-containing protein yields MADVEYGKITEAELTRIRARIGKGFENRRPWRTEVTVDAIYHLALAIGDLSPLYVDEDYAKRTRWGTLLAPPIMIQCFDTLRAVGSAGLPEGLPGVHSIWSGSMYEFDQPLKLGDKVRSKSYLKEVREVESSFAGGRTVFQTYEAVYWNQKDEKIGVRNDTWIRNERHTTKKTGKYGGTELSTWTLDQIHELWKSYEEEERAVERTWDSVQVGDELKPILKGPLTPTAEIAFESFFGVYLVGNKVAANLYKRHPKLMIPNEQGVPEPPQRVHWDNLFTKNLLGLPGAYDLGPERCAWLMQGATNWMGDNGILRKIEAQYRKFNYMGDVTWTKGKVAAKARENGRNMVTLEVWCENQRDEVTAKARIEVELLS; encoded by the coding sequence ATGGCAGATGTCGAATACGGCAAGATCACCGAAGCCGAGCTGACGCGCATTCGCGCCCGCATCGGCAAGGGGTTCGAGAACCGGCGGCCATGGCGGACCGAGGTGACGGTCGACGCGATCTACCATCTCGCGCTGGCGATCGGCGATCTCAGCCCGCTGTACGTCGACGAGGACTACGCCAAGCGGACGCGCTGGGGCACGCTGCTGGCGCCGCCGATCATGATCCAGTGCTTCGACACGCTGCGCGCCGTCGGCAGCGCCGGCCTGCCCGAGGGCCTGCCGGGGGTACACTCCATCTGGTCCGGGTCGATGTACGAGTTCGACCAGCCGCTGAAGCTCGGCGACAAGGTGCGCTCGAAGTCGTACCTCAAGGAGGTCCGCGAGGTGGAGAGCAGCTTCGCCGGCGGCCGCACCGTCTTCCAGACCTACGAGGCGGTCTACTGGAACCAGAAGGACGAGAAGATCGGCGTCCGCAACGACACCTGGATCCGCAACGAGCGCCACACCACGAAGAAGACCGGCAAGTACGGCGGCACCGAGCTCTCCACCTGGACGCTCGATCAGATCCACGAGCTCTGGAAGTCGTACGAGGAGGAGGAGCGCGCCGTCGAGCGCACCTGGGACAGCGTGCAGGTCGGCGACGAGCTCAAGCCGATCCTCAAGGGGCCGCTGACGCCGACCGCGGAGATCGCGTTCGAATCGTTCTTCGGCGTCTACCTGGTCGGCAACAAGGTCGCCGCCAACCTCTACAAGCGCCACCCGAAGCTGATGATCCCCAACGAGCAGGGCGTCCCCGAGCCGCCGCAGCGCGTGCACTGGGACAACCTGTTCACCAAGAACCTGCTCGGCCTGCCCGGCGCCTACGACCTCGGGCCGGAGCGCTGCGCCTGGCTGATGCAGGGGGCGACGAACTGGATGGGCGACAACGGCATCCTGCGCAAGATCGAGGCGCAGTACCGCAAGTTCAACTACATGGGCGACGTCACCTGGACCAAGGGCAAGGTGGCGGCGAAGGCGCGCGAGAACGGCCGCAACATGGTGACGCTCGAGGTGTGGTGCGAGAACCAGCGCGACGAGGTCACGGCCAAGGCGCGCATCGAGGTGGAGCTGTTGTCCTGA
- a CDS encoding phosphatase PAP2 family protein: MTHGRIGRALAIACLALAFAGCGGGDGGGSGTAAATAWVHHWNEIAIDAAGLDHTPVAPGEQRVFGEQIGPGRSARAMAIVHIAVFDAMNAIAGGYESYTGIAPVRGTASMEAAIAQAAYETLATLYPSQAQAFHDELTAELAGIRDDEAKTRGIDAGHRAAVAILALRASDGSQHAEPRYGVDYIAGDGPGEWRQDPVSRHPLALGARWGAVRPFVLAAGDQFRAPPPPALDSAEYAAAYAEVQSLGGDDITTPTVRTEDETHIGIFWAYDGTPSLCAPPRLYNQITTQIAEQRHTRGMQYARLLALVNVAMADAGIAVWDSKYHYKFWRPVTGIRESDAGTGPTGLGDGNDATAGDPDFTPLGAPASNLTAPNFTPPFPAYPSGHAGFGGALFQTLRRFYGTDQVPFTFVSDEFNGVTRDNRGNVRPYLPRSFTRLSQAEDENGQSRIYLGIHWAFDKSQGIAQGNRVADYVFEHAFRRRR, translated from the coding sequence ATGACACACGGCAGGATCGGACGCGCGCTGGCGATCGCATGCCTCGCGCTGGCATTCGCCGGCTGCGGCGGCGGCGACGGCGGCGGCTCCGGCACCGCCGCCGCGACGGCCTGGGTCCACCACTGGAACGAGATCGCCATCGACGCCGCCGGGCTAGACCACACGCCCGTGGCCCCGGGCGAGCAGCGCGTCTTCGGCGAACAGATCGGCCCCGGTCGCTCGGCGCGGGCGATGGCCATCGTGCACATCGCCGTCTTCGACGCGATGAATGCCATCGCAGGCGGGTACGAGAGCTACACCGGGATCGCGCCGGTGCGCGGCACGGCGTCGATGGAAGCGGCGATCGCCCAGGCCGCCTACGAGACCCTGGCGACGCTCTACCCGTCGCAGGCGCAGGCCTTCCACGACGAGCTGACGGCGGAGCTGGCCGGCATCCGCGACGACGAGGCGAAGACCCGCGGCATCGACGCCGGCCATCGCGCCGCGGTCGCCATCCTGGCGCTGCGCGCCTCCGACGGCTCGCAGCATGCCGAGCCGCGCTACGGCGTCGACTACATCGCCGGCGACGGCCCCGGCGAGTGGCGACAGGACCCGGTCAGCCGTCATCCGCTGGCGCTCGGTGCCCGCTGGGGCGCGGTGCGGCCGTTCGTCCTCGCGGCGGGCGACCAGTTCCGCGCCCCGCCGCCGCCGGCGCTCGACAGCGCCGAGTACGCCGCTGCCTATGCCGAGGTGCAGAGCCTGGGCGGCGACGACATCACCACGCCCACGGTGCGCACCGAGGACGAGACCCACATCGGCATCTTCTGGGCCTACGACGGCACGCCGAGCCTCTGCGCGCCGCCGCGCCTGTACAACCAGATCACCACCCAGATCGCCGAGCAGCGCCACACCAGGGGCATGCAGTACGCGCGCCTGCTGGCGCTGGTCAACGTCGCCATGGCCGACGCCGGCATCGCCGTCTGGGACTCGAAGTACCATTACAAATTCTGGCGCCCGGTGACCGGCATCCGCGAGTCCGATGCCGGCACCGGCCCGACCGGGCTGGGCGACGGCAACGACGCGACCGCCGGCGACCCCGACTTCACTCCGCTCGGCGCCCCGGCCAGCAACCTCACCGCGCCCAACTTCACGCCGCCCTTCCCCGCCTATCCGTCCGGGCACGCCGGCTTCGGCGGCGCGCTGTTCCAGACCCTGCGCCGCTTCTACGGTACCGACCAGGTGCCGTTCACCTTCGTTTCCGACGAATTCAACGGCGTCACGCGCGACAACCGGGGCAACGTCCGGCCGTACCTGCCGCGCAGCTTCACCCGCCTCTCGCAGGCGGAAGACGAGAACGGCCAGAGCCGCATCTACCTCGGCATCCACTGGGCGTTCGACAAGTCCCAGGGCATCGCCCAGGGCAACCGCGTCGCCGATTACGTCTTCGAGCACGCCTTCCGGCGCCGGCGGTAG